A window of the Flavobacterium sangjuense genome harbors these coding sequences:
- the ileS gene encoding isoleucine--tRNA ligase, whose translation MSTKFTEYKGLDLPKVASDVLDFWKENNIFEESVTSREGATPYVFFEGPPSANGLPGIHHVMARAIKDIFCRYKTQKGFQVKRKAGWDTHGLPVELGTEKELGITKEDIGKTISIEEYNEACKRTVMRYTDVWNDLTEKMGYWVDMEDPYVTYKSKYMESVWWLLKQIYDKDLLYKGYTIQPYSPKAGTGLSSHEVNQPGSYRDVTDTTVVAQFKTLAETLPSFLQGFGDVHILAWTTTPWTLPSNTALTVGPKIDYVLVDTFNQYTFHPVKVILAKNLVGKQFGKGFFASESGDDFANFKAGDKNIPFKVLTEFKGKDLVGIRYEQLMSLALPYQTPENAFRVISGDFVTTEDGTGIVHTAPTFGADDAKVAKEAKPEVPPMLVLDANGNPVPLVDLQGKFIQGLGDLSGKYVKNEYYDAGQAPERSVDVEIAIQLKEENKAFKVEKYVHSYPHSWRTDEPLLYYPLDSWFIKVTEVKDRMFDLNETINWKPKATGEGRFGNWLKNANDWNLSRSRYWGIPLPIWRTEDGTEEVLIGSVEELFNAIEKAIAAGFQKENPFKGFEIGNMSEANYDLVDLHKNVVDAITLVSASGKPMKREADLIDVWFDSGAMPYAQWHYPFENKDKIDQNKDFPADFIAEGVDQTRGWFYTLHAIGTLVFDKIAYKNVVSNGLVLDKNGQKMSKRLGNAVDPFTTLAEYGPDATRWYMISNANPWDNLKFDIEGVAEVRRKFFGTLYNTYSFFSLYANIDGFKYAEAEIPIEERPEIDRWILSELHTLIKVVDEAYADYEPTKAARAISDFVQENLSNWYVRLCRRRFWKGEYEKDKIAAYQTLYTCLITVAKLSAPIAPFFMDKLYRDLVNTTNSEEFTSVHLAKFPVIVENFVDKSLESKMMKAQTVSSLVLSLRKKEMIKVRQPLQKVMIPILDDNQRAEIEAVSDLIKAEVNVKEIELLDDASGVLVKQIKPNFKALGPRFGKDMGLIAKEIQNLSAEQINELDSKGSLTLVISGNSIILTSDDVEISSQDIPGWLVANANGITVALDITLTEELVKEGIARELVNRIQNLRKDSGFEVTDKIKVHLQTSNGLEKAVAANENYIKSETLTETLVFVDDLNNGTEIEFDDIKTRILISK comes from the coding sequence ATGAGTACTAAGTTTACTGAATATAAAGGACTTGATTTGCCAAAAGTGGCCTCAGATGTTCTTGATTTTTGGAAAGAAAACAACATCTTTGAAGAAAGCGTGACGTCTCGCGAAGGCGCTACACCTTATGTGTTTTTTGAAGGGCCACCGTCTGCAAATGGTTTACCCGGAATTCACCACGTGATGGCGCGTGCTATCAAAGATATTTTCTGTCGTTATAAAACGCAAAAAGGTTTCCAGGTTAAGCGTAAAGCAGGATGGGATACCCACGGTTTGCCTGTTGAATTAGGTACCGAAAAAGAATTAGGCATCACCAAAGAAGATATCGGAAAAACAATTTCCATCGAAGAATACAACGAAGCGTGTAAACGAACCGTTATGCGTTATACCGATGTGTGGAATGACCTGACCGAAAAAATGGGGTATTGGGTTGATATGGAAGATCCGTATGTAACCTACAAATCCAAATACATGGAAAGCGTTTGGTGGTTACTAAAACAGATTTACGATAAGGATTTACTATACAAAGGCTACACAATTCAACCTTATTCTCCAAAAGCCGGAACAGGTTTGTCTTCACACGAAGTAAACCAACCGGGAAGTTATAGAGATGTTACGGATACAACGGTTGTAGCGCAATTCAAGACTTTAGCAGAAACCTTACCAAGCTTTTTGCAAGGCTTTGGAGATGTTCATATTTTGGCATGGACGACCACACCTTGGACGTTACCAAGTAATACAGCATTGACAGTCGGGCCAAAAATCGATTATGTTTTGGTTGACACTTTTAACCAATATACGTTCCATCCTGTAAAAGTTATTTTGGCTAAAAACTTAGTCGGAAAACAATTCGGAAAAGGATTTTTTGCAAGTGAAAGCGGCGATGATTTCGCTAATTTCAAAGCTGGTGATAAGAACATTCCGTTCAAAGTTTTAACTGAATTCAAAGGAAAGGATTTAGTCGGAATTCGATACGAGCAATTGATGTCATTGGCATTGCCATATCAAACTCCGGAAAATGCCTTTAGGGTAATCTCAGGAGACTTTGTTACTACAGAGGACGGAACCGGAATTGTGCATACTGCGCCGACTTTTGGTGCTGATGATGCCAAGGTTGCGAAAGAAGCAAAACCCGAAGTGCCACCAATGTTGGTTTTGGATGCGAATGGAAATCCAGTGCCGTTGGTTGATTTACAAGGGAAGTTTATCCAAGGTTTGGGTGATTTGTCCGGAAAATATGTAAAGAACGAATATTACGATGCGGGACAAGCACCGGAACGTTCAGTTGATGTTGAAATCGCTATCCAATTAAAAGAAGAAAACAAAGCTTTTAAAGTTGAAAAATATGTTCACAGTTACCCACACAGTTGGAGAACAGATGAACCATTATTATATTATCCTTTAGATTCCTGGTTTATCAAAGTAACCGAAGTCAAAGACAGAATGTTCGACCTAAACGAAACCATCAACTGGAAACCAAAAGCAACTGGTGAAGGTCGTTTCGGAAACTGGTTGAAAAATGCCAACGACTGGAATTTATCGCGTTCACGTTATTGGGGAATTCCATTGCCAATCTGGAGAACTGAAGACGGAACAGAAGAAGTATTGATTGGTTCAGTAGAAGAATTATTCAACGCCATCGAAAAAGCTATTGCGGCAGGTTTCCAAAAAGAGAATCCGTTCAAAGGTTTTGAAATTGGAAACATGAGCGAAGCCAATTATGATTTGGTTGATTTGCACAAAAATGTAGTTGACGCTATTACGTTAGTTTCGGCTTCAGGAAAACCAATGAAACGCGAAGCTGATTTGATTGATGTTTGGTTTGATTCGGGCGCGATGCCTTATGCGCAATGGCATTATCCGTTTGAAAACAAAGATAAAATTGATCAGAATAAAGATTTTCCGGCCGATTTCATTGCGGAAGGTGTCGACCAAACTCGTGGTTGGTTCTATACGTTGCACGCCATCGGAACTTTGGTTTTTGATAAAATTGCCTATAAAAATGTAGTATCAAACGGTTTGGTTTTAGACAAAAATGGGCAAAAAATGTCCAAACGTTTAGGAAACGCCGTTGATCCGTTTACAACATTGGCAGAATATGGACCAGATGCCACACGTTGGTATATGATTTCAAATGCCAATCCTTGGGACAATTTGAAATTTGATATTGAAGGTGTTGCTGAGGTTCGTCGTAAATTCTTCGGTACTTTATATAATACGTATTCGTTTTTCTCGTTATATGCTAATATAGATGGTTTTAAATACGCTGAGGCGGAAATTCCGATAGAAGAAAGACCGGAAATTGACCGTTGGATTTTATCAGAATTACACACTTTGATAAAAGTGGTTGATGAAGCTTACGCCGATTACGAACCGACAAAAGCAGCTCGAGCGATTTCTGATTTCGTTCAGGAGAATTTGAGTAACTGGTACGTTCGTTTGTGCAGAAGGAGATTCTGGAAAGGCGAATACGAAAAAGATAAAATTGCGGCTTATCAAACACTGTATACTTGTTTGATTACAGTTGCAAAACTATCGGCACCAATCGCTCCGTTCTTTATGGATAAATTATACCGCGATTTAGTTAACACTACTAATAGTGAGGAATTTACCAGCGTTCACTTGGCAAAATTTCCTGTAATAGTTGAAAACTTTGTTGATAAATCACTCGAGAGCAAAATGATGAAAGCACAAACGGTTTCATCACTGGTTTTATCCCTTCGAAAAAAGGAAATGATAAAGGTGCGCCAACCGTTGCAAAAGGTTATGATTCCTATACTTGACGACAATCAGCGTGCTGAAATTGAGGCAGTTTCAGACCTGATAAAAGCCGAAGTTAACGTTAAAGAAATAGAACTTTTAGACGATGCATCAGGTGTTTTAGTGAAGCAAATTAAGCCAAATTTCAAAGCACTTGGACCACGTTTTGGTAAAGACATGGGGTTGATTGCCAAAGAGATACAAAATTTATCGGCAGAACAAATTAACGAATTAGACAGCAAAGGAAGCCTAACGCTTGTTATTTCAGGAAATAGTATAATTTTAACATCCGATGACGTTGAGATTT
- the recO gene encoding DNA repair protein RecO, which produces MLVKTKAIVISSLKYQEKSLIVKCLTKSDGLKSYFVPNAFAAKKSNQKIAYFQPLSLLEIEANHKNKGTLEHFKEIKLAHAYQTISTDIVKSTIVMFLSEIIHHSIHEEEKNENLFEFLESALLWLDAHDEMANFHLILMLEMTKFFGFYPDNSEAVFKFFDCKEGNFSAFQGTNCLSEHETFLFKKLIDLKFDSDQKVFAGVERQILLKILLDYYAIHLDGFKKPKSLEVLKEVFA; this is translated from the coding sequence ATGCTTGTCAAAACAAAAGCCATCGTAATTTCTTCTCTAAAATATCAGGAAAAAAGCCTGATAGTAAAATGCCTTACCAAAAGTGACGGCTTGAAAAGTTACTTTGTACCCAATGCTTTTGCAGCTAAAAAATCAAATCAAAAGATTGCGTATTTCCAGCCTTTGTCTTTACTCGAAATCGAAGCCAATCACAAGAACAAAGGCACACTCGAGCATTTCAAAGAAATAAAACTTGCGCACGCATATCAAACGATTTCGACCGATATTGTCAAAAGCACTATAGTGATGTTTCTCTCCGAAATCATCCATCACAGCATACACGAAGAAGAGAAAAACGAAAACCTGTTTGAGTTTTTAGAATCCGCTTTGCTTTGGCTTGATGCTCACGATGAAATGGCCAATTTTCATCTGATTCTGATGTTGGAAATGACCAAGTTTTTTGGCTTTTATCCCGACAATTCGGAGGCTGTTTTTAAATTTTTCGATTGCAAAGAGGGCAACTTTTCAGCCTTTCAGGGAACCAATTGCCTATCCGAACACGAAACGTTTCTGTTCAAAAAACTTATCGATTTAAAGTTTGACTCCGACCAAAAAGTCTTCGCCGGGGTGGAGCGTCAAATCCTATTAAAAATTCTCCTCGACTATTACGCCATTCATCTCGATGGTTTCAAAAAGCCAAAATCTCTCGAGGTTTTAAAAGAGGTTTTTGCTTAA
- the porZ gene encoding type IX secretion system anionic LPS delivery protein PorZ, with product MKKCFFGVLFLFFQICLSQPFQNWKGYFSYNQIKDISESTTKIYAAAENALFTKNLASNDVKTVNTVDGLSGQTISAIYHSDTFNKTIVGYEDGLMIVINDADGSMLNVVDIINKNIPSNIKRVNHFMEYDGIVYVSCDFGIVQYKLATLEFGDTYFIGPAGQEIKVYQTAIFNGDIYAATQNYGIRKASIANPNLIDYAQWQVFDGGFWTGLATFNNQLIGMNANTNIYKLNGGFLQIGSLGQIGLDIRATTDNLIVTGAGRVLIFDPALIQIVSIQNSQITAIPVTFTCATVINSIIYIGTNENGIVSSPISSPTNFEFIMPNGPKMNNMFSINSSSSNLWVVYGGYDIFYNPYTYVPNGLAQFGISKYNETNGWLNIPYSDVLGATSLVRIAVNPNNENEVCITSYNDGLLKVVGNVPTTLYNAANSTMEGGAPRVNSSTYDKSGNLWMTESRVEKGLHVLKSDGTWQTFSMQTILTDYASNDFCKIAIDKNGTKWIASYKNGVVAFNENTSVGFKKITEGVDSGNLPSIDVRAIAVDNRNQVWIGTNKGLRVLPSAGSYNSSDQMKANAIIILEDGLAQELLYEQFITDIAVNGSNQKWIGTADSGVFLFSSNGQETIYHFTKDNSPLPSNVINDIDINSVTGEIFFATDRGMVSFQGTATKPADNLDAVYVYPNPVRPEFVGTVKIAGLISKANIKITDIEGNLVYETTSEGGTVEWDTKAFGKYSVASGVYMIFIAAEDASETAVKKVMIIR from the coding sequence ATGAAAAAGTGCTTTTTCGGGGTTTTATTTCTTTTTTTTCAAATTTGCTTATCACAGCCATTTCAAAACTGGAAGGGTTATTTTTCATACAATCAAATTAAAGATATCTCAGAATCAACCACCAAAATTTACGCTGCTGCCGAAAATGCGCTGTTTACCAAAAACCTTGCTTCTAACGATGTAAAAACTGTAAATACAGTTGATGGTCTTTCGGGACAAACCATTTCCGCGATTTATCACAGCGATACTTTTAATAAAACAATTGTAGGTTATGAAGATGGATTAATGATTGTCATTAATGATGCCGATGGAAGCATGTTAAATGTTGTAGATATCATCAATAAAAACATTCCATCGAATATCAAAAGGGTAAATCATTTCATGGAATATGATGGCATTGTATATGTATCCTGCGATTTTGGAATTGTGCAATATAAATTGGCAACCTTAGAATTTGGCGACACTTATTTTATTGGCCCGGCCGGACAGGAAATTAAGGTATACCAAACAGCTATTTTTAATGGTGACATTTATGCCGCTACACAAAATTATGGTATTAGGAAAGCGAGTATAGCCAATCCAAATCTTATTGATTATGCCCAATGGCAGGTTTTTGATGGGGGCTTTTGGACAGGATTGGCGACATTTAATAACCAATTGATTGGAATGAATGCCAACACCAATATTTACAAGTTAAACGGTGGTTTTCTGCAAATTGGTAGTCTTGGACAAATTGGTCTGGATATAAGGGCAACTACAGATAATTTAATAGTTACCGGAGCAGGAAGAGTTTTAATTTTTGATCCGGCATTAATTCAAATTGTTTCGATTCAGAATTCCCAGATAACTGCTATTCCGGTAACATTCACCTGTGCAACGGTCATCAATTCAATTATCTATATCGGAACAAATGAAAATGGAATCGTTTCCTCACCTATTAGTTCGCCAACCAATTTCGAATTTATTATGCCAAATGGCCCGAAGATGAACAATATGTTTTCTATAAACAGTTCCTCGTCCAACTTATGGGTAGTTTATGGCGGATATGATATTTTCTATAACCCATATACCTATGTTCCAAATGGACTGGCTCAATTTGGAATAAGTAAGTACAATGAAACCAACGGCTGGCTAAACATTCCTTATAGCGATGTTCTTGGCGCAACATCCTTGGTCAGAATTGCCGTAAACCCTAACAATGAAAATGAGGTTTGCATTACTTCGTATAATGATGGACTCTTAAAAGTAGTAGGCAATGTTCCAACGACTTTATACAATGCAGCAAACAGTACAATGGAAGGTGGCGCGCCAAGGGTAAACAGTAGTACATATGATAAATCCGGCAATTTATGGATGACTGAAAGCAGGGTAGAAAAAGGATTGCATGTTTTAAAATCAGACGGAACATGGCAGACTTTTTCTATGCAAACCATTTTAACCGATTATGCAAGCAATGATTTTTGTAAAATAGCTATTGATAAGAACGGCACAAAATGGATCGCTTCATATAAAAACGGAGTTGTGGCCTTTAATGAAAATACGAGTGTAGGATTTAAAAAAATAACAGAAGGAGTTGATTCCGGGAATCTTCCCTCAATAGATGTACGAGCTATTGCGGTAGACAATCGAAACCAAGTTTGGATTGGAACAAACAAAGGATTACGCGTATTGCCAAGTGCCGGAAGCTACAATAGTTCCGATCAAATGAAAGCCAATGCAATTATAATTTTGGAAGATGGCCTTGCACAAGAACTTTTATACGAACAATTTATTACCGATATTGCCGTGAATGGTTCGAATCAAAAATGGATTGGAACTGCCGATTCAGGAGTTTTTCTGTTTTCTTCCAATGGTCAGGAAACGATTTATCATTTCACAAAAGACAATTCGCCCTTACCAAGCAATGTTATAAATGATATCGATATTAATTCAGTTACCGGTGAAATCTTTTTTGCTACCGATAGAGGAATGGTTTCTTTTCAAGGCACAGCGACAAAACCAGCAGATAATTTAGATGCAGTCTATGTGTATCCAAATCCGGTTCGCCCCGAATTTGTAGGGACAGTAAAAATTGCCGGATTAATTTCGAAAGCCAATATCAAAATAACTGATATCGAAGGAAATTTGGTTTACGAAACCACTTCCGAAGGTGGAACGGTTGAATGGGATACCAAGGCTTTTGGGAAATACAGCGTAGCTTCAGGAGTTTATATGATTTTTATCGCCGCAGAAGACGCTTCCGAAACTGCTGTTAAAAAAGTGATGATTATCAGATAA
- the gdhA gene encoding NADP-specific glutamate dehydrogenase, translating into MSQSINAFMDLVAKRNGHEPEFMQAVMEVAETVIPFIEQNKKYQNKMLLERMVEPERVIMFRVTWIDDAGNTQVNRGYRIQMNSAIGPYKGGIRFHPSVNLSILKFLAFEQTFKNSLTTLPMGGGKGGSDFDPKGKSDIEIMKFCQAFMTELSKHIGADTDVPAGDIGVGGREVGYMFGQYKRLRNEFTGVLTGKGITFGGSLIRPEATGYGDVYFAQNMLATKGQSFDGKTVVVSGSGNVAQYAIQKATELGGKVVTASDSSGYIYDADGISAEKLAYIMEIKNVNYGRISDYVAKYPSAKFVAGKRPWEVKCDIALPCATQNELNGDEAKALIANGCICVAEGANMPSTPEAVTEFLNAKILFAPGKASNAGGVATSGLEMSQNSLRLSWTSEEVDQRLKNIMANIHEACVKYGTDATGYTDYVKGANIAGFVKVADAMLAQGIV; encoded by the coding sequence ATGTCACAAAGTATCAACGCATTTATGGACTTGGTTGCAAAAAGAAACGGCCATGAACCGGAATTTATGCAAGCAGTTATGGAAGTTGCTGAAACAGTAATTCCGTTTATCGAACAAAATAAAAAATACCAAAACAAAATGCTTTTGGAAAGAATGGTGGAGCCGGAAAGAGTAATCATGTTTCGTGTAACCTGGATTGACGATGCGGGAAATACACAGGTAAACCGTGGTTACAGAATCCAAATGAACTCTGCTATCGGACCATACAAAGGCGGAATTCGTTTTCATCCTTCAGTTAACTTGAGTATTTTGAAATTCCTTGCTTTTGAACAAACGTTCAAAAACAGTTTGACAACATTACCAATGGGTGGTGGAAAAGGAGGTTCTGATTTCGATCCAAAAGGAAAATCAGATATCGAAATCATGAAATTCTGCCAGGCATTCATGACGGAATTATCTAAACATATTGGGGCTGATACTGACGTTCCTGCCGGAGATATCGGTGTTGGAGGAAGAGAAGTTGGCTATATGTTTGGTCAATATAAAAGATTAAGAAACGAATTTACCGGAGTTTTAACCGGAAAAGGGATTACTTTCGGAGGTTCATTAATTCGCCCGGAAGCTACAGGTTATGGTGATGTTTATTTCGCTCAAAACATGTTAGCAACCAAAGGTCAAAGCTTTGATGGGAAAACTGTTGTGGTTTCCGGTTCTGGAAACGTAGCACAATACGCTATCCAAAAAGCAACTGAGCTTGGCGGAAAAGTAGTTACCGCTTCTGACTCTTCAGGATATATTTATGACGCAGATGGTATCAGTGCTGAGAAATTAGCATACATCATGGAAATCAAAAACGTAAACTACGGAAGAATATCTGATTATGTGGCTAAATATCCTTCTGCAAAATTTGTAGCCGGAAAACGTCCATGGGAAGTTAAATGCGATATCGCATTGCCATGTGCTACTCAAAACGAATTAAACGGTGACGAAGCAAAAGCACTTATCGCAAACGGATGTATTTGTGTTGCTGAAGGTGCAAACATGCCATCAACTCCGGAAGCAGTTACCGAATTCTTAAATGCAAAAATTCTTTTCGCTCCTGGTAAAGCTTCAAATGCGGGTGGAGTTGCTACTTCAGGTCTTGAAATGTCGCAAAACTCTTTGCGTTTAAGCTGGACGTCTGAAGAAGTTGACCAACGATTGAAAAACATCATGGCAAACATCCACGAAGCTTGTGTAAAATATGGTACAGACGCAACGGGATATACAGATTACGTAAAAGGAGCAAACATCGCCGGTTTCGTAAAAGTAGCCGATGCCATGTTAGCACAAGGAATAGTATAA
- a CDS encoding THC0290_0291 family protein produces MPKNFIITLLLLFGLSNNINAQFGFSHEVGAILGPVAFQSDYGERHDFSTNAGNTGYGIGIIHYLNFSYKAECNCYTPETYFNDHFKLRSELSYNKTELQHFGQWVDPDKTSLMANQLRAMRGSTAVTNVGMQLEFFPLSIREFTATLGSFAPFISLGGQFSFYSPKAWSELGPIGTPLTTPDKYLDGWRDEGGTVWSIVSSIGCRYKLTELSDLMVDLRWQYYFSNWVDGLNPDPTRYTENRANDWNVWLNVGYIYYLQ; encoded by the coding sequence ATGCCCAAAAATTTTATCATAACCTTACTGCTGTTATTTGGCTTGTCAAATAACATAAATGCTCAATTTGGATTTTCACATGAAGTTGGTGCAATCCTCGGTCCTGTTGCTTTTCAATCGGATTATGGCGAGCGTCATGATTTTTCTACAAATGCCGGTAATACCGGATATGGTATTGGAATAATTCATTATTTGAATTTTTCCTATAAAGCTGAGTGTAACTGTTATACTCCTGAAACTTATTTTAACGACCACTTTAAATTAAGAAGTGAGTTATCATACAATAAAACCGAATTGCAACATTTCGGGCAATGGGTTGATCCTGACAAAACGAGTTTAATGGCCAATCAATTAAGAGCTATGAGAGGTAGCACGGCTGTTACCAATGTTGGTATGCAACTGGAATTTTTCCCGTTAAGTATTAGAGAATTTACGGCTACTTTAGGTTCGTTTGCTCCATTTATTAGTTTAGGTGGACAATTTAGTTTTTACAGTCCCAAAGCATGGTCAGAACTTGGACCTATAGGAACACCGCTTACTACGCCGGATAAATATTTAGATGGCTGGAGAGACGAAGGCGGAACCGTTTGGTCTATTGTTTCCAGTATTGGTTGTAGATATAAATTAACTGAGTTATCAGACTTAATGGTTGATTTAAGATGGCAGTATTACTTTTCCAATTGGGTTGACGGTTTAAATCCTGACCCAACCAGATATACAGAAAATAGAGCAAACGATTGGAATGTTTGGTTAAATGTTGGATATATTTACTACCTTCAATAG
- the hflX gene encoding GTPase HflX, with amino-acid sequence MLEKEVINFERTVIVGIITQNQSEEKLTEYLDELEFLTYTAGGEVIKRFSQKLERPNPKTFLGTGKMDEISLFIKEKNISTVIFDDELSPSQQKNISKILDCKVLDRTNLILDIFAQRAETSYARTQVELAQCQYLLPRLSGMWTHLERQKGGIGLRGPGETEIETDRRIVRDRIALLKEKIKTIDKQMSVQRGNRGAMVRVALVGYTNVGKSTLMNVISKSEVFVENKLFATLDTTVRKVVIKNLPFLLSDTVGFIRKLPTQLVDSFKSTLDEVREADLLLHVVDISHPDFEEHISSVNQILQDIKSNDKPTIMVFNKIDAFKNQEIDADDLITEKTTKHYTLEEWKTTWMNNVGEKHTLFISATNKENFEEFREKVYESVRKIHITRFPYNKFLYPDYKDAVEKE; translated from the coding sequence ATGTTAGAAAAAGAAGTTATTAATTTTGAAAGAACCGTAATTGTTGGAATAATTACGCAAAATCAAAGCGAAGAAAAATTAACAGAGTATCTGGATGAGTTGGAATTTTTAACTTATACAGCTGGTGGTGAAGTTATTAAAAGATTTTCTCAAAAATTGGAAAGGCCTAACCCTAAAACTTTTTTAGGAACTGGTAAGATGGATGAAATTAGTTTGTTCATCAAAGAAAAAAACATTTCGACAGTAATTTTTGATGACGAGTTATCGCCATCTCAACAAAAAAACATCTCTAAAATTCTTGATTGTAAGGTTCTTGACAGAACAAATTTAATTTTAGATATTTTTGCACAAAGAGCAGAAACTTCTTATGCAAGAACTCAGGTAGAATTAGCCCAATGTCAATATTTATTACCAAGGCTTTCCGGAATGTGGACGCACTTAGAACGTCAAAAAGGGGGAATTGGTCTTCGTGGTCCCGGGGAAACAGAGATTGAAACCGATAGAAGGATTGTTCGTGATAGGATAGCTTTGTTAAAAGAAAAAATAAAAACCATTGACAAACAAATGTCGGTTCAAAGAGGGAATCGTGGTGCCATGGTTAGAGTGGCTTTGGTTGGTTATACTAATGTTGGGAAGTCGACTTTAATGAACGTCATCAGCAAAAGTGAAGTCTTTGTCGAAAACAAATTATTTGCTACGTTAGATACTACTGTTCGTAAAGTAGTCATCAAAAATCTGCCTTTTCTGCTTTCAGATACCGTTGGGTTTATTAGAAAATTGCCAACACAATTGGTAGATTCTTTCAAAAGCACTTTAGATGAAGTTCGCGAAGCTGATTTGTTATTGCATGTTGTTGATATTTCGCACCCTGATTTTGAAGAACACATAAGCTCAGTGAATCAGATTTTGCAGGATATAAAGAGCAATGACAAACCCACAATAATGGTTTTTAATAAAATTGACGCTTTCAAAAATCAGGAAATTGATGCGGATGATTTAATTACCGAAAAAACAACAAAGCATTATACTTTGGAAGAGTGGAAAACGACTTGGATGAATAATGTCGGAGAAAAACACACCTTGTTTATTTCGGCTACTAACAAAGAGAATTTCGAAGAATTCAGAGAAAAAGTATATGAATCAGTGAGAAAAATTCACATCACAAGATTCCCGTATAATAAATTTCTATATCCGGATTATAAAGACGCGGTCGAAAAAGAATAG